A genomic segment from Rhodospirillum centenum SW encodes:
- the cas6 gene encoding CRISPR system precrRNA processing endoribonuclease RAMP protein Cas6, which yields MLPTADLPPASALADELRVALASVHVKARRLVLDTPGVMTTVPMLRGVWGAALHDHDPGCYAAVFEGRAESGAEAHPRYLLRPAPPDAVDWPAVEWISMAEALHQDPALLEGWLLASARGLGPERRPFAVRAIRSLGPDGQVRAGTADPFGLDQVVWPLGTAGEATAGLPCRLVFDVPVRMLRRGRLIDQPTLPDIVAVGLRRLSRLAGATAGNGGAALSALNGPALAWARALPAGRWRGSPAHLHRYSANQGELDLHGVTGSLDLPEGPGPLWPLLAALGWVHLGKATVFGLGQVLIQPLE from the coding sequence ATGCTCCCGACAGCCGACCTTCCCCCGGCCTCCGCCCTGGCCGATGAGCTGCGCGTCGCCCTCGCCTCGGTGCATGTCAAGGCCCGGAGACTGGTGCTGGATACGCCGGGCGTGATGACCACGGTGCCGATGCTGCGCGGGGTCTGGGGCGCGGCTCTGCACGACCATGACCCGGGCTGCTACGCCGCCGTTTTCGAGGGGCGTGCCGAATCGGGGGCAGAGGCGCATCCGCGGTATCTGCTGCGCCCCGCGCCCCCGGATGCGGTGGACTGGCCGGCGGTGGAGTGGATCAGCATGGCAGAGGCCCTGCACCAAGACCCTGCCCTTCTGGAGGGCTGGCTGCTGGCCTCGGCGCGCGGGCTGGGGCCGGAGCGCCGACCCTTCGCCGTCCGGGCGATCCGGTCACTGGGGCCGGACGGACAGGTACGGGCAGGCACGGCCGACCCGTTCGGCCTGGATCAGGTGGTCTGGCCCCTGGGCACGGCAGGGGAGGCCACGGCCGGGCTGCCCTGCCGTCTGGTCTTCGATGTGCCGGTGCGGATGCTGCGCCGGGGGCGGCTGATCGACCAGCCCACCCTGCCGGACATCGTGGCGGTCGGTCTGCGGCGGCTGTCCCGGCTGGCCGGGGCCACGGCCGGGAACGGAGGCGCGGCACTGTCCGCCCTGAACGGGCCGGCGCTCGCCTGGGCGCGGGCGCTGCCGGCCGGCCGATGGCGGGGCAGCCCGGCCCACCTGCACCGGTATTCCGCGAACCAGGGCGAACTGGACCTGCACGGGGTGACAGGCTCGCTCGACCTGCCGGAGGGACCGGGGCCGCTCTGGCCCCTGCTGGCCGCGCTCGGCTGGGTGCATCTGGGCAAGGCCACGGTGTTCGGGCTGGGGCAGGTGCTCATCCAGCCCCTGGAGTGA
- a CDS encoding TM1812 family CRISPR-associated protein, translating into MAKNIDRLISFVGLGSKNESGQNDYKPTRYFWEGRGEGPIQTKHVSLALTRILQPAETVLLTTAKARETWQERLPAAFQEVGLPAPKFVDIPDGKDQSELWRIFEICRTHLDPPEAMSGGTVMDITHGFRSQPFLAGAAAAFTRLTRNLDDSRSVTLVYGAFEARDAEDRTPIIDLTSFLDIVDWAQAIMLFLRTGRGKDLVALTSRDAGALFRRWDEGGRPGTKPGLTGLKRPLEDFAADLATLRTGSLLLPTGTAQKLKAKIDELDTELKGHPALTTIIDRLRTMAADLVLPDGVDTLSGPDAQKTMAALARRYLEMDRYMEAAAIVREGMVSLYAQPEAGRPGQSFSKKARDEAECRWRRLDSNARGDGQLRNDLLHAGFNRGPAGAPQIANGVRKLVENLATAQIPEETQSSPLFLNLSNHPSAEWEATQREAARKLAPEIRDLPFPAVPPEADDAAISQIARDLAKQVPPGTTHAMIQGEFTLAFALVRELYRDGVVCLAATTDREMETEPDGSRRYRFRFVRFRAYPV; encoded by the coding sequence ATGGCTAAAAATATTGATCGTCTTATCAGCTTTGTTGGACTTGGTTCGAAAAACGAATCGGGGCAGAATGATTACAAACCTACTCGCTATTTTTGGGAGGGACGGGGCGAGGGGCCGATTCAAACAAAGCATGTCTCCCTGGCGTTGACGCGTATTTTGCAGCCGGCTGAAACCGTACTGCTGACCACGGCAAAGGCCAGGGAGACGTGGCAGGAACGACTGCCCGCAGCCTTTCAAGAGGTCGGGCTGCCTGCGCCGAAGTTCGTGGACATCCCCGATGGCAAGGATCAGTCGGAACTGTGGCGGATCTTCGAGATCTGCCGCACGCACCTGGACCCGCCAGAGGCCATGTCGGGCGGAACGGTCATGGACATCACCCATGGCTTCCGATCCCAGCCCTTTCTGGCCGGTGCTGCGGCGGCCTTTACCCGCTTGACGCGAAACCTGGACGACAGCCGCTCGGTCACGCTGGTCTATGGCGCTTTCGAAGCCAGGGATGCAGAGGATCGAACCCCCATCATTGATCTCACTTCCTTCCTCGACATCGTCGATTGGGCTCAGGCGATCATGCTGTTCCTGCGCACCGGCCGCGGCAAAGATCTGGTTGCGCTGACGAGTCGAGACGCTGGGGCGCTGTTCCGCCGTTGGGATGAAGGGGGGCGTCCAGGGACGAAGCCCGGGCTCACCGGTTTGAAGAGGCCGCTTGAGGATTTCGCCGCTGATCTTGCCACGCTGCGTACCGGAAGCCTTCTGTTGCCGACCGGGACGGCGCAGAAGCTGAAAGCCAAGATCGACGAACTCGATACAGAGCTTAAGGGGCATCCCGCTCTGACAACCATCATCGATCGGCTGCGGACCATGGCGGCCGATCTGGTCCTGCCCGACGGTGTGGACACCCTGTCCGGTCCCGACGCCCAGAAGACCATGGCCGCCCTGGCCCGTCGCTATCTGGAGATGGACCGCTACATGGAGGCGGCGGCGATTGTCCGCGAGGGGATGGTGAGTCTCTATGCGCAACCTGAAGCCGGTCGGCCAGGGCAGAGCTTCTCCAAAAAAGCTCGAGACGAGGCGGAATGTCGTTGGCGCCGACTGGATTCAAACGCCAGGGGAGATGGACAGCTACGCAATGACCTGCTGCATGCCGGTTTCAATAGAGGTCCGGCTGGAGCGCCGCAGATTGCGAACGGTGTCAGGAAACTTGTGGAGAACCTTGCCACCGCTCAGATCCCTGAGGAAACTCAGTCGTCCCCTCTCTTCCTCAACCTTTCCAACCACCCCAGTGCCGAGTGGGAGGCCACCCAGCGGGAGGCCGCACGGAAGCTCGCGCCGGAAATCCGTGATCTGCCCTTCCCCGCAGTGCCGCCCGAAGCAGATGACGCTGCCATCAGTCAGATTGCCCGGGACCTTGCCAAGCAGGTGCCCCCCGGCACCACCCATGCGATGATCCAAGGCGAATTCACACTGGCCTTCGCGCTGGTGCGCGAGCTTTACAGAGATGGCGTTGTCTGTCTGGCGGCCACCACCGACCGGGAAATGGAGACGGAGCCGGACGGCAGCCGGCGCTATCGCTTCCGCTTCGTGCGCTTCCGCGCCTACCCCGTCTGA
- the cmr6 gene encoding type III-B CRISPR module RAMP protein Cmr6, protein MATTQNGIDAGPFVPAGTRARFDRIQPPERHPGLQLDKFSVGGAQKDLQAEALKEVCATKGDKAALDWALKRRNAMLDALGATRFEATTEGPLTLHLSRASALENAGICLHPLHGFCYLPGSGLKGMARAWALTEAGLTEDDPTFTAIFGRSPDPKKNVAGTAGAVVFHDAWPLTWPRLVRDIVTNHHKKYYQDSEPPGDWMEPVPVQFLAVEQGWRFSFALSVRSGADAALASALVATAADWLRAALTVKGAGAKTNAGYGTFVPVEGPRPAPPAERSLTVTLDLVSPAFFAGATQDGNDCDLRPATLRGLLRWWWRTLHVAHVSLKDLKNLETLVWGDVKTGGSVRVALTPIEKKGCFKFDKDDAGFYNKNNLQKPSGKKTTQGLFYSSYGMDEKSKNIRRQRWCMEAGSRWQLTLTARSPLVLRQAASALWLLCNFGGAGSKSRKGFGSFADVQIRVGSESLIDSLNDCKSAAAEFRSIYRIVSMPSKAETASIDDLMGPLEIDLPWRNPWFALDQVGYATQAFAQKYKHNPAKQVLGLPRKIHGPKDDGPITNRDGIRQQANWEPPVWLGHDHPRRPREVLPERFRDASPVHYHLTRSANGTLALRVVAFPSRNLGGKDGGRALFADLFERLREELGRRCSDPALSRLGQSALRSSNPAPFQQNSLPAPGTRVRAVLLEEKTKKGGWKARYPQNGTVGPIQNTQDVPSNCKAGDEVELVIRSRTDFGWPTLRDDAPPKSPITSQNSGPSGGAGRRR, encoded by the coding sequence ATGGCGACGACACAGAATGGGATTGACGCCGGGCCGTTCGTGCCGGCTGGAACGCGGGCACGTTTCGACCGCATACAGCCACCGGAGCGCCATCCCGGCCTGCAACTGGACAAGTTCAGCGTCGGCGGAGCGCAGAAGGATCTACAGGCCGAGGCTCTGAAAGAGGTCTGTGCGACGAAGGGCGACAAGGCGGCGCTGGACTGGGCGCTGAAGCGCCGCAACGCGATGCTCGACGCGCTGGGCGCCACCCGGTTCGAGGCGACGACCGAGGGACCGCTCACCCTGCATCTGTCACGCGCCTCGGCGCTGGAGAATGCCGGCATCTGCCTGCACCCGCTTCATGGTTTCTGCTATCTGCCGGGCAGCGGCCTCAAGGGCATGGCGCGCGCCTGGGCGCTGACCGAAGCCGGCCTCACGGAGGATGATCCGACCTTCACGGCGATCTTCGGTCGTTCCCCTGACCCGAAGAAGAACGTTGCGGGCACTGCGGGCGCAGTCGTGTTCCATGACGCCTGGCCGCTGACCTGGCCCAGGCTGGTCCGCGATATCGTCACCAACCACCATAAGAAGTACTATCAGGACAGCGAGCCTCCCGGGGACTGGATGGAGCCGGTGCCGGTCCAGTTCCTGGCCGTGGAGCAGGGCTGGCGGTTCAGCTTCGCCCTGTCCGTCCGCTCCGGTGCCGATGCGGCCTTGGCTTCGGCCCTGGTCGCCACGGCGGCGGACTGGTTGCGCGCCGCGCTTACCGTGAAGGGGGCCGGGGCCAAGACCAACGCCGGCTATGGCACCTTCGTGCCGGTGGAGGGGCCACGCCCGGCGCCACCGGCGGAACGCTCGCTGACCGTCACGCTGGATCTCGTCAGCCCCGCCTTCTTCGCGGGTGCCACGCAGGACGGAAATGACTGCGATCTGCGCCCCGCCACCCTGCGCGGCCTGCTTCGCTGGTGGTGGCGCACCCTGCACGTGGCCCACGTCTCTCTTAAGGACCTGAAAAACCTTGAAACTCTGGTCTGGGGCGATGTCAAGACCGGAGGCTCCGTCAGAGTAGCCTTGACACCGATTGAGAAGAAGGGGTGCTTTAAGTTCGATAAAGATGACGCTGGATTCTACAATAAAAATAATCTCCAGAAGCCTTCTGGCAAAAAAACAACCCAAGGATTGTTCTATTCGTCCTATGGTATGGACGAAAAATCCAAAAATATACGCCGGCAGAGATGGTGCATGGAGGCAGGATCAAGATGGCAGCTTACCTTGACGGCTCGCTCCCCTCTGGTTCTTCGTCAGGCAGCCTCCGCATTGTGGTTGCTTTGTAATTTTGGGGGCGCTGGCTCTAAAAGCAGAAAGGGCTTCGGATCATTTGCAGATGTACAGATTCGGGTCGGATCAGAATCTCTTATAGATTCTTTGAACGACTGTAAATCTGCAGCGGCAGAGTTTCGTTCGATCTATCGCATTGTTTCAATGCCCTCGAAAGCCGAGACTGCTTCCATCGACGATCTGATGGGACCATTGGAGATAGACCTGCCATGGCGGAATCCCTGGTTCGCATTGGACCAGGTCGGTTATGCGACCCAAGCCTTTGCTCAGAAATATAAACACAACCCGGCAAAACAGGTGCTGGGTTTGCCTCGCAAAATTCATGGCCCTAAAGACGATGGCCCGATCACCAACAGAGATGGAATTCGACAGCAAGCGAACTGGGAACCGCCTGTCTGGCTTGGCCACGATCACCCGAGGCGGCCAAGGGAGGTGCTGCCAGAGCGGTTCCGCGATGCATCGCCTGTCCACTATCATCTTACTCGTAGCGCGAATGGCACGCTGGCACTGCGGGTCGTCGCGTTCCCGTCACGCAATCTAGGGGGCAAGGATGGCGGGCGCGCCCTGTTCGCCGACTTGTTCGAGCGCCTTCGGGAGGAGCTTGGCCGCAGGTGCTCTGATCCTGCCCTGTCCAGACTTGGTCAGTCAGCGCTCCGTTCGTCGAATCCTGCCCCTTTCCAGCAGAACAGCTTGCCCGCCCCAGGCACACGGGTCAGGGCAGTCCTGCTTGAGGAGAAGACGAAAAAGGGCGGGTGGAAAGCGCGCTACCCGCAAAACGGGACTGTTGGGCCGATTCAGAACACCCAGGATGTCCCGTCGAACTGTAAGGCAGGGGATGAGGTAGAACTTGTCATCCGCAGCAGGACCGATTTCGGATGGCCAACGCTGAGGGATGACGCACCGCCTAAATCGCCGATAACTTCACAGAATAGTGGGCCGAGCGGTGGAGCCGGTCGGCGACGATGA
- a CDS encoding GNAT family N-acetyltransferase encodes MSTESVNAGPVNADPAGLVAAAVAETYHSARLEFRPQVPDDAGAFAALLGGDRDAIMMTASMPWPCTEEAMRRWIEGRGTASPYFTIRRREDGAVLGSIGWKDAKPVAVIGYWIGLPFRGQGYVQEAVAFALDLLRERGYREVVGNTFAQNHVSRRVLERMGFAYDGDYVSDLPQRGGQRPSCRYVYRLAD; translated from the coding sequence ATGAGCACCGAATCCGTGAACGCCGGTCCCGTGAATGCGGACCCTGCCGGTCTGGTGGCGGCCGCGGTGGCGGAGACCTACCACAGTGCGCGGCTGGAGTTCCGCCCCCAGGTGCCCGACGATGCCGGGGCCTTTGCGGCCCTCCTGGGCGGGGACCGGGACGCCATCATGATGACGGCCTCCATGCCCTGGCCCTGCACGGAGGAGGCGATGCGCCGGTGGATCGAGGGGCGGGGCACGGCCAGCCCCTACTTCACCATCCGCCGCCGCGAGGACGGCGCCGTGCTGGGCAGCATCGGCTGGAAGGACGCGAAGCCGGTGGCCGTGATCGGCTACTGGATCGGCCTCCCCTTCCGCGGGCAGGGGTATGTGCAGGAGGCCGTGGCCTTCGCGCTGGACCTGCTGCGCGAGCGCGGCTACCGCGAGGTGGTGGGCAACACCTTCGCGCAGAACCACGTCTCCCGCCGGGTGCTGGAGCGGATGGGCTTCGCCTATGACGGCGACTATGTCTCCGACCTGCCGCAGCGCGGCGGCCAGCGTCCGTCCTGTCGGTACGTCTACCGCCTGGCGGACTGA
- the cmr5 gene encoding type III-B CRISPR module-associated protein Cmr5, producing MSRKSKGRGDHHHPRQAVPAGPPQAVAVSPPPYHPTMAAQASTPAGGPASGGQGFTGGSAAAGSSPASPKSVTARAQDVAQQRAAHAWAVIKKIETCPAEAKKDFGGHAKKLPMRIRAAGLGQALAFVRAKAKAKEKEGKRKEGLVLLLQTVGGWVLPRLKSDADITGTPALASDDALIRDILGGDRIFLRRATLETLAYLEWLNRFAEAEGLGDGDDTEWD from the coding sequence ATGAGCAGGAAATCGAAGGGGCGCGGTGACCATCATCACCCCCGACAGGCGGTGCCGGCCGGACCGCCCCAGGCGGTCGCCGTGAGTCCCCCCCCGTATCACCCCACGATGGCTGCGCAGGCGTCGACGCCTGCGGGGGGCCCAGCGTCAGGGGGCCAGGGTTTTACAGGCGGATCGGCCGCGGCGGGCTCATCGCCCGCATCGCCGAAGTCCGTTACCGCCCGTGCCCAGGACGTGGCCCAGCAACGTGCCGCCCACGCCTGGGCTGTCATCAAGAAGATCGAGACATGCCCGGCAGAGGCGAAAAAAGACTTCGGCGGTCACGCCAAGAAACTGCCGATGCGCATCCGGGCCGCCGGGCTGGGCCAGGCCTTGGCCTTCGTGCGGGCCAAGGCCAAGGCCAAGGAGAAGGAGGGAAAACGAAAGGAGGGCCTTGTCCTGCTGCTGCAAACCGTCGGCGGGTGGGTCCTGCCCCGTCTCAAGTCTGATGCGGACATTACCGGCACTCCGGCCCTCGCATCCGACGACGCGCTGATCCGCGACATCCTGGGCGGCGACAGAATCTTTCTGCGCCGGGCCACGCTGGAGACGCTGGCCTATCTGGAATGGCTGAACCGTTTTGCCGAGGCGGAGGGGCTGGGCGATGGCGACGACACAGAATGGGATTGA
- the cas1 gene encoding CRISPR-associated endonuclease Cas1: protein MTTLYVTVPGAIVRTESGSLSVWIEVQADDGGPDDGPIRRKRLTSIEPHRLETLVLLGQTALTPNAMRLCMAHRITVALLDGGGNLAARVVPPEARTADLRLHQYTLHHTPEERLIRARGVVAAKLHNAAEVLRAVRSNQSNPDIARAIAEVERTAATVADAVTPETLLGIEGNGARQYFAGLRAAFVGDIRFTGRAQRPPPDPANSMLSFGYVLLGNRIAGLLEARGIDPCLGFFHALRPGRPSLALDLLEELRQPVVDRLVLRLCNLRMLKPDMFEADAERPGGVRLTVEGRRTFLEEWEAQLARPLREQGTPSGQRLDVHRLIQRQVDRLVADLRGGEPYRPFRFGG from the coding sequence GTGACCACCCTCTATGTCACCGTCCCCGGCGCCATCGTGCGCACCGAGTCCGGCTCCCTGTCCGTCTGGATCGAGGTGCAGGCCGACGACGGCGGGCCGGATGACGGGCCGATCCGCCGCAAGCGCCTGACCAGCATCGAACCACACCGGCTGGAGACGCTGGTGCTGCTGGGCCAGACGGCGCTGACGCCGAACGCCATGCGGCTGTGCATGGCCCACCGGATCACCGTGGCTCTGCTGGACGGCGGCGGCAATCTGGCCGCCCGGGTGGTCCCGCCCGAGGCGCGCACGGCCGATCTCCGCCTGCATCAGTACACGCTGCATCATACCCCGGAGGAGCGGCTGATCCGGGCGCGCGGCGTGGTGGCGGCCAAGCTGCACAACGCTGCCGAGGTGCTGCGCGCCGTCCGCAGCAACCAGTCCAACCCGGACATCGCACGGGCCATCGCGGAGGTGGAGCGGACCGCCGCCACGGTCGCCGATGCCGTCACGCCGGAAACCCTTCTCGGCATCGAGGGCAACGGGGCGCGCCAGTACTTCGCCGGCCTGCGCGCCGCCTTCGTGGGGGACATCCGGTTCACCGGCCGGGCCCAGCGGCCCCCGCCCGACCCCGCCAATTCCATGCTGTCCTTCGGCTATGTGCTGCTGGGCAACCGCATCGCCGGGCTGCTGGAGGCACGCGGGATCGATCCCTGTCTGGGGTTCTTTCATGCGTTGCGTCCCGGCCGGCCGTCGCTGGCTCTGGACCTGCTGGAGGAGCTGCGCCAGCCGGTCGTCGACCGGCTGGTGCTGCGCCTGTGCAATCTGCGCATGCTGAAGCCCGACATGTTCGAAGCCGATGCCGAACGGCCCGGGGGCGTGCGCCTGACGGTGGAAGGGCGCCGCACCTTTCTGGAGGAGTGGGAGGCCCAGCTCGCCCGGCCGCTGCGTGAACAGGGAACGCCGTCCGGGCAGCGGCTGGACGTGCATCGGCTGATCCAGCGCCAGGTTGACCGTCTGGTCGCCGATCTGCGCGGGGGCGAGCCGTACCGCCCCTTCCGCTTCGGCGGCTGA
- a CDS encoding DUF29 domain-containing protein, which yields MRDPLGYDTDIFAWSQHQAQVLRGLAKGRRDLPNDLDLQHVAEEIEDLGISELRTVESLLRRVLGHGIKLAASPEALAAAGWRREIRTWQGDALTRFSEGMRQRLDLERAWRLARRDALADLAEYGETAPDLPAPCPAGLDLLLDEGFEPDALAALIRGDAA from the coding sequence ATGCGCGATCCGCTGGGATACGACACCGACATCTTCGCCTGGTCGCAGCATCAGGCGCAGGTTCTCCGCGGTCTGGCGAAGGGCCGGCGGGACCTGCCCAACGACCTCGACCTCCAGCATGTGGCCGAGGAGATCGAGGATTTGGGCATCTCCGAACTGCGGACCGTGGAATCCCTGCTGCGCCGGGTCCTGGGCCACGGCATCAAGCTCGCCGCCTCGCCCGAGGCGTTGGCGGCGGCCGGCTGGCGGCGGGAGATCCGCACCTGGCAGGGTGATGCCCTGACCCGCTTCAGCGAGGGCATGCGCCAGCGTCTTGATCTGGAGCGGGCCTGGAGGCTGGCCCGGCGTGACGCGCTCGCGGACCTTGCAGAGTACGGGGAGACCGCCCCGGACCTGCCCGCCCCCTGCCCCGCCGGGCTCGACCTGCTGCTCGACGAGGGGTTCGAGCCCGATGCCCTGGCTGCGCTGATCCGGGGGGATGCTGCATGA
- the cmr4 gene encoding type III-B CRISPR module RAMP protein Cmr4 yields the protein MPDGARASLFIHALTGLHPGSGTALGVVDLPVQRERHTNWPLIPASSIKGVLRAAMKRKHNDDGQLWAVFGPDTDNAAEHAGALALTDARILAFPVRSLKGVFAWITCPTVLARFCRDRALVGEQPLPAVPTVTTGKVRCPKVGPEQESPLLIDNTALILEEFDFDYEGDPGLWPEVLAQTVDAATGDRMRTHLAILSDDDFGHFVQHATEVVARIGLDAKTKTVKNGALFYEEVLPAETLFHALVMAESSRRAEVPMPAAEVLAWVRQSELDVVQIGADETIGRGICRLTWADGGAR from the coding sequence ATGCCTGATGGGGCGAGAGCAAGCCTGTTCATTCATGCCTTGACCGGCCTGCACCCGGGTTCGGGCACCGCTCTGGGGGTGGTCGATCTGCCGGTCCAGCGCGAGCGGCACACCAATTGGCCGTTGATCCCCGCCTCTTCAATCAAGGGCGTGCTGCGGGCCGCGATGAAGCGCAAGCACAATGACGATGGACAGCTCTGGGCCGTGTTCGGCCCCGATACGGACAACGCGGCCGAGCATGCCGGTGCGCTGGCGCTGACCGATGCCCGGATCCTGGCCTTTCCGGTGCGGTCGCTGAAAGGCGTGTTCGCCTGGATCACCTGCCCGACGGTGTTGGCCCGGTTCTGCCGCGACCGGGCCCTTGTGGGCGAGCAGCCGCTGCCGGCCGTACCGACCGTAACGACCGGCAAGGTCCGCTGTCCGAAGGTAGGCCCGGAGCAAGAAAGCCCGCTGCTGATCGACAACACCGCGCTGATCCTGGAGGAGTTCGACTTCGACTACGAGGGCGATCCCGGACTATGGCCGGAGGTGCTGGCCCAGACGGTGGATGCGGCGACCGGGGATCGGATGCGCACCCATCTGGCGATCCTGTCGGATGATGATTTCGGTCATTTCGTACAGCATGCGACCGAGGTGGTCGCCCGCATCGGACTGGACGCGAAGACCAAGACGGTCAAGAACGGCGCTCTTTTCTATGAGGAGGTGCTTCCGGCCGAGACCCTGTTCCATGCCTTGGTCATGGCGGAATCCAGCCGCAGGGCAGAGGTGCCGATGCCGGCCGCCGAGGTGCTGGCGTGGGTGCGCCAATCTGAGCTGGACGTGGTTCAGATCGGCGCCGATGAGACCATCGGCCGTGGCATCTGCCGCCTGACATGGGCGGACGGAGGTGCGCGATGA
- the cmr3 gene encoding type III-B CRISPR module-associated protein Cmr3, producing MTGRTVTLILEPLDGLFFRGGKPFGAGTGATSGLPQPQTLAGALRTALMQRLNCNFGTLKSDLERGVPLDAALAGQGADLGAIADLSVRGPWLAKDGAPLLPAPLHLHREKHGQALHLLTPLRDDLPGWRETAAPEWERPLWAATEAVTEPAGGFITLKGMAEVLEGRPPAADTLWPGDCLYDIDRRVGLAIKGDTLTGEDGMLYGVGFLCLRKGVSFVAQIDGLTDALKDVLSTSEVIAWGGEGRRVRVGIKDGALPWPEPPDTPASDQGGTVLVLTTPAFLDGGWRGADWRPLAAAVRDPVPVSGWDLARRQPKPTRFAVPAGSVFFFAGDPPEDLALGPGTAEDRHLGYGCVLKGVWRHA from the coding sequence ATGACCGGAAGAACTGTCACTTTGATCCTTGAGCCGCTGGACGGCCTCTTCTTCCGCGGCGGCAAGCCGTTCGGCGCCGGTACCGGCGCCACCAGCGGCCTGCCCCAGCCGCAGACCCTGGCTGGTGCGCTGCGGACTGCGCTGATGCAGCGTCTGAACTGTAATTTCGGGACGCTGAAGTCAGACCTGGAGCGCGGTGTACCGCTGGATGCCGCGCTGGCCGGTCAGGGCGCCGATCTGGGCGCCATCGCCGACCTGTCCGTCCGCGGGCCCTGGCTGGCGAAGGACGGTGCCCCGCTGCTTCCCGCGCCGCTGCATCTGCATCGGGAAAAGCATGGACAGGCGCTGCACCTCCTGACCCCGTTGCGCGATGACCTGCCCGGTTGGCGCGAAACCGCAGCGCCGGAGTGGGAGCGGCCGTTATGGGCGGCGACAGAGGCTGTCACCGAACCGGCGGGTGGCTTCATCACCCTGAAGGGCATGGCCGAAGTTCTGGAGGGCCGCCCGCCGGCCGCCGATACCCTCTGGCCCGGGGACTGCCTGTATGACATCGACCGTCGCGTCGGGCTGGCGATCAAGGGGGACACGCTGACCGGCGAGGACGGGATGCTCTATGGGGTGGGCTTTCTGTGCCTGCGAAAGGGTGTGTCCTTCGTCGCCCAGATCGACGGGCTGACCGACGCCCTCAAGGACGTCCTCAGCACCTCTGAGGTCATTGCCTGGGGGGGAGAGGGCCGGCGGGTCAGGGTCGGGATCAAGGACGGCGCTCTGCCTTGGCCCGAACCGCCCGACACGCCGGCGTCCGATCAGGGCGGAACGGTGCTGGTGCTGACCACGCCCGCCTTCCTGGACGGCGGTTGGCGGGGCGCGGACTGGCGACCGCTGGCGGCCGCCGTGCGCGACCCGGTCCCGGTCTCCGGCTGGGATCTGGCGCGCCGTCAGCCGAAGCCCACCCGCTTCGCCGTGCCGGCTGGAAGTGTCTTCTTCTTCGCGGGTGATCCGCCGGAGGATCTGGCCCTTGGGCCGGGCACGGCGGAGGACCGGCATCTTGGTTATGGATGTGTCCTGAAGGGAGTGTGGCGTCATGCCTGA
- the cas2 gene encoding CRISPR-associated endonuclease Cas2 — protein MALWTDPDDDEFFEDPFDADVDTLATLLTGKPPMNRYVVSYDIIDNRRRVKVSNCLDSYGQRVQKSVFEVLISKQLHARMIRELTALIDAGQDRISIYPQCGSCDARRVDLGVAPDKPVHQNWIIV, from the coding sequence ATGGCGCTGTGGACCGACCCCGACGATGACGAGTTCTTCGAGGACCCGTTCGATGCCGATGTCGATACCCTTGCCACCCTGCTGACCGGGAAGCCGCCGATGAACCGCTACGTCGTCTCCTATGACATCATCGACAACAGGCGCCGCGTGAAGGTGTCCAACTGCCTGGACAGCTATGGCCAGCGGGTCCAGAAGAGCGTGTTCGAGGTGCTGATCTCCAAACAGCTCCATGCCCGCATGATCCGCGAACTGACCGCTCTGATCGACGCCGGACAGGATCGGATCAGCATCTATCCCCAGTGCGGCAGTTGTGATGCCCGCCGCGTCGATCTGGGGGTTGCGCCGGACAAGCCCGTACACCAGAATTGGATCATCGTCTGA